In Gossypium hirsutum isolate 1008001.06 chromosome A10, Gossypium_hirsutum_v2.1, whole genome shotgun sequence, the DNA window GGTTAGCATCCATTAAAGCTCCATCACCACCAAGAGACAGCATAAAATATGAAACAGAGGAGGACCAGAAGAAACATGCCTTAACAGTGGCAATTGCCGCAGTGGCTGCTGCTGAAGCAGCTGTTGCAGCTGCTCAGGTTGCAGCCGAGGTTGTTCGCCTCACAGGCAATGACGCCCCTAAAGCTAAAGAAGAACAAACCAATGATGTTAAACCTGACTGTTCTTCATCTAGTGAGCTTGGCAACAAGTTCCAACAACTTGCTGCTATAAAAATCCAGGCTTCTTTTCGGGGTTACCTTGTAAGTTCTCTTTCTTTCATCATTACTGAACACATTCTTGGGAACAAGAATTTTGAAGTTATGGCGTGGAGAAAATTGTAGGCAAGGAAAGCTTTGAGAGCATTGAAAGGGATAGTGAAGCTTCAAGCAATTATTCGAGGCCGAGTTGTGAGACGACAAGCATTGACTGCTTTAAAATGCTTGCAATCGATTGTAAACATTCAGTCTCAAGTTTGTGCAAGGAGATTCCAAATTGTAGAAGGCACTTGGCAACAACATGATGAGAACAAAGAGTTGATAACTTTGAAAGATAAGATTCTTAAGGTATGTCTGTCCATTGTCACTATTAACAACAGTCAAACAGTCATCTCTTGTAATAATCAATCCTTCTGGTTTCAAAACATTATAGGTGGATACCAACAGTCAAACAAGATGGGACAATTGTAATGGAGGATTGAAGTACTGGTTAGACCAATGGGTGGATACTAAAAGTAAAGATGTTGAAGTCGAAGACATAGACTCGGTTTGGACTTCGAACCGCAAGCCTACGAGGCTCAAGACTTTTTCGAGACAGTATCATTGTGATGCAGAAGGGGTAGATTCTCCGGTACGGGTTCAAGGACGACGATCATTTCATGGAAAGCAGAGTTCTTTAGGAGAAGATAGTTCTTTTATTACATCTCCTGTAGTTCCAACTTACATGGCAGCAACACAATCTACTAAAGCAAAGGTAAGGTCAATGAGTTCACCAAAGCTAAGGCCAGGAACTTGTGATACTCAATCCGAAAGCTATTCACCATATAAGAACAAGTCGTGTCTCCTATCTTCAGTTACAAGCAAGCCTAACGCTTATGAGCAGAGATCCCCAACACTAAAGGGTGTAAAGTCAAAGAAAACCTTGAAGGATCTTAGCTTTAACTCTTAATGTTCATTGCCTAATTGGGTGCAAAAAAGCACCTTCAAATGACTCGACCATTGTGATGTTTTAGGTCCCTTGGAAGCAAGTCTTTGTTATTGTGTTTGTGTGAGATTGCTGATGCTGTTTTGTGCTTAAACAATTGAATGAATCAAGTTTTGTGTATGACATACTATTAAGAAAGCCACAATAAAAACAGAAATGTTATGAGACTATCCAAAGATAACATCACTTGAGCAATGATTAGAAAATTAAATGGGTAAAATACTAGTGAccacattattaatttttttttgtcatctaaATATGAAAAGCTATAAACTGGTAACccaattattttatttgttttttttttggtccaCAGCCCTTAAGCTACTAACAGAAATATAACTTggcaatttttaaaattgacatgatagaaattttaacctttaatatttacatattgtatcaatttagtattgattctaaaaaaattaaccctaacattttacatattgtgtaatttggtctttttgtaattttatttttctttgtgacattgaggagttaattttaaaagaattagaaaaaaaaattattatcttagatttttgggtgttttcaattttagtatatttcctatcaaatttaactaataaatttgtttttttagttgATGAAAAggtcacaaagaaaagcaaaat includes these proteins:
- the LOC107936332 gene encoding protein IQ-DOMAIN 14 yields the protein MAKKKSWFNLVKRFFLFETLINAQKDNRRKWMFGRFRTKRLASIKAPSPPRDSIKYETEEDQKKHALTVAIAAVAAAEAAVAAAQVAAEVVRLTGNDAPKAKEEQTNDVKPDCSSSSELGNKFQQLAAIKIQASFRGYLARKALRALKGIVKLQAIIRGRVVRRQALTALKCLQSIVNIQSQVCARRFQIVEGTWQQHDENKELITLKDKILKVDTNSQTRWDNCNGGLKYWLDQWVDTKSKDVEVEDIDSVWTSNRKPTRLKTFSRQYHCDAEGVDSPVRVQGRRSFHGKQSSLGEDSSFITSPVVPTYMAATQSTKAKVRSMSSPKLRPGTCDTQSESYSPYKNKSCLLSSVTSKPNAYEQRSPTLKGVKSKKTLKDLSFNS